A part of Acropora palmata chromosome 8, jaAcrPala1.3, whole genome shotgun sequence genomic DNA contains:
- the LOC141889642 gene encoding uncharacterized protein LOC141889642 yields MIKMLRQKAITAFFCEKYDDHVQHNQCTSSESVNLAASAKPVDLDEDYSTRTIQSLLRVPEEIKGVLLASFLIPSKLHLLDETVVAKIEQSLGDELPNNSEFGQEEHVFQLVLPWKMKNNNSDAKKI; encoded by the exons ATGATCAAAATGTTGAGACAAAAAGCAATTACTGCTTTCTTCTGTGAAAAATATGACGATCATGTACAGCATAATCAGTGCACATCTTCAGAAAGTGTAAATTTAGCGGCATCAGCTAAGCCAGTAGATTTGGATGAAGATTATTCCACGCGGACCATTCAATCGCTTCTAAG GGTTCCAGAAGAGATCAAAGGAGTATTGCTGGCCAGTTTCCTCATCCCATCGAAGTTGCACTTGTTAGATGAAACTGTTGTTGCAAAAATAGAACAAAGTTTAGGAGACGAACTCCCTAACAACTCCGAATTTGGTCAAGAG GAACATGTTTTTCAACTGGTACTGCCTTGGAAGATGAAGAACAACAACTCAGATGCTAAGAAAATCTAA
- the LOC141889359 gene encoding N(G),N(G)-dimethylarginine dimethylaminohydrolase 1-like has product MRLCVPYCINAASCSHVSLRLGKMEDQSTKSSRYTKAIVCGVPSSLPALAQRQSDALGAVDYSEAVRQHAKYVATLKHLGLELIELPADENHPDCVFVEDVAVVCEGVALLAYLGHPSRRGESAKMRKVFDDLGWTVHEMEHPATLDGGDVLFTGKEFLVGLSTRTNHQGLDSLAKAFPKYPVTGITVKDNLHLKCMMTMAGPDLIVVGGSEASKNAWNEIESTARFKYKRLVVNEDKAANCLYINGTVVHLPAHEIPSSYDTFKQLPCEKIELENSELFKVDGCLTCLSILL; this is encoded by the coding sequence ATGAGGCTGTGTGTTCCCTATTGCATAAATGCAGCGTCATGTTCCCATGTTTCCTTGCGCTTGGGGAAAATGGAAGACCAAAGTACTAAAAGCTCTCGTTACACTAAGGCGATCGTTTGCGGTGTTCCGTCCTCACTTCCTGCCCTTGCACAAAGACAAAGTGATGCCTTGGGTGCCGTAGATTACAGCGAGGCTGTGCGTCAGCATGCGAAGTACGTCGCTACCTTGAAACACCTTGGATTAGAATTAATTGAACTTCCAGCTGACGAAAACCACCCAGATTGTGTATTTGTTGAAGATGTTGCTGTAGTTTGTGAAGGTGTTGCTTTACTCGCCTATTTGGGTCATCCAAGCAGACGCGGCGAGTCCGCTAAGATGAGGAAAGTTTTCGACGATTTGGGTTGGACAGTGCATGAAATGGAACATCCAGCGACTCTGGACGGCGGAGATGTGCTATTCACTGGTAAAGAATTCCTTGTAGGATTGTCTACGAGGACCAATCATCAAGGATTAGACAGCCTAGCGAAAGCCTTCCCAAAGTACCCAGTGACAGGAATAACAGTCAAGGATAACTTACATCTTAAGTGTATGATGACAATGGCGGGACCAGACTTAATAGTGGTCGGAGGGAGTGAAGCCTCGAAAAACGCTTGGAACGAGATAGAGAGTACAGCTCGGTTTAAGTATAAGAGGCTCGTGGTTAATGAAGATAAAGCAGCAAACTGTCTGTACATAAATGGTACTGTCGTCCATTTGCCAGCTCATGAGATTCCAAGCAGTTATGATACTTTTAAACAACTCCCTTGTGAAAAGATTGAGCTTGAAAATTCTGAATTGTTTAAAGTTGATGGCTGCTTGACTTGTCTGTCGATACTTCTCTAG